CAAGCCCCTTCCGATTCCCAGCGGTCGACCGCAAGAAAGTCACAGCCGCGTTCGACGGTGGTCGGCTCACTTCGGACGGCGGCGTTCTGTTGCTGTCGCAGGCCGAGCGCGCGATGGGTATCTGCCAGCGGCTTGCGACTTGCATTGCCGATCCGCGCGATCCTGCGCGGGTGATCCATCGCCTCGACGACATCCTGCGTGCCCGCGTGTTCGCGATCGCCTGCGGCTATGAGGATGCCGACGATCTCGATGCCCTGCGCGACGATCCGGGCTTCCGCCTGGCCCTGGGCAAGCTGCCGGGATCGGGCGCGGGGCTGGCCAGCCAACCGACGATGAGCCGGTGGGAGAATGCACCGATCACGCGCGAGTTGGCGAAGATGCTGGCCGCGATGATCGACATCTACTGCGCCAGCTATCCGGCCCCGCCGGCGGCGGTGACGCTGGATATCGATGATACCTGCGATGTCGTCCATGGCTATCAGCAGTTGTCGTTCTGGAATGGTCATCATGGCGAGCGTTGCTTCCTGCCGATCCATGTCTACGACACCGCCACTGGCCGGCCGGTGGCGATGCTGCTGCGCACCGGCAAGACACCGTCTGGTGTTGAAGCTGCCGGTCACATCCGGCGCCTCGTGCGCCACATCCGCCGGCAATGGCCCGAAACGCACATCACCATCCGCGGCGACGGGCACTATGGGCGGCCCGAGGTCATGGCCGTCTGCGAGGGTTGCGGCGTCGACTACGTGTTCGGCCTGCCGACCAACGCCGTGCTACGCGCCGATCCCGAAATCGTCGTTGCCGCCGATGCCTGTGCGGTCAAACGCGCTCAGCGCCAGTACCCGGTCCTGCGCACCTATGCCGAGACCCGCTACGGGGCCAAAAGCTGGAAGTGCCAGCGCCGCGTCGTCGCCCGGATCGAGGCCAGTACGATGGGCATGGACATCCGCTATGTCGTCACTTCGCTGACCGAAGGCTCGGCCGAGCACATCTATGATACGCTCTACTGCGCGCGCGGTCAGGCCGAAAACCTGATCAAGCTGCACAAGACCCAGCTGGCCAGCGATCGCACCTCGTGCCGCTCTCCCAACGCCAATCAGATGCGCCTCATCCTGCACACCGCCGCATACTGGCTCCTGTGGCGCATTCAGCAGGAAATCCCCAAGGCAGCCTCGCTCGCGACCGCCGAGTTCGCAACGTTGCGCCTCAGGCTGCTCAAGGTCGCTGCCCGCGTCATTGAGAGCGCCACTCGCATCCGTGTCGCCTTCGCGTCAGCCTGTCCCGATGCCTCCGTTTTGAAAGCCATCGCCACCAATCTCAGGCCTGCACCTACTTAGGCGGTGCGGCTGTGCCGCCGAACTCCGAGCTCCATTCCATCAACCTCGAAAAGCCCATTGATCCTGACGCGGTGAAAAATGCCGTCGAAGACGCTCGCCCGGACTACGCCGCCAACGTCAGATCAAGGCCCATCCACTTCGCTGCTGCGGCCTCATGAATAAACCGGGTTACGTTCATCGAAGCCGCGCAAACGTGTGGCTTCCATGCGCTGGACATCGATGTGACGAGCAAGGGCCTCAGTGTTCGACTGTTCTCGAATATTTGATCGCGGGAAATTGGGACATGAACATGGCATCGATGGATGAGCGGCGGCAGATCAGGCAAGTGATCCACACGCAAGGCAGTTTCCGTCGAGGGGTGGGAATTGGACTCAAAGTGGAGGTGGCCAATCTCACCCAGCATGGGTGTTGCCTCTGTTCAATTCCCGGCAACCTTCGCAGAGGCGACTACCTGTCGCTCCGCCTTGCGGGGTTCGGTCCGATCGAGGGCGAGATCAAATGGCTACATCTCGGCAAGGCTGCGGGCATGCAGTTCTACACGCCTCTCCATCAGGCCATCTTCGATCATATCGTTGCCAGACATCGGGTGGTCAGCACGCGACCCGACAAACCGTCGGCGCACCTCGTCGAGCTTCGCGACGAGCTTGACCAACTGCGGAATTAAACTGAAAATTACAAGGCGATATGCTGCCAGCCTAACATTTGGCGCGGCAGCTTCCAGACGACCAACGATGCGGAGTGAAACAGTGCCGGACGATTTTTTTGAAGAAGAGCGGCGGGGCGAGGTTCGAACCAGGTCTGTTTACCGTCCGGCTCTTATCCAGACAGAAGATTTCTCCGGATTCTGCATGATCCGCGATATCTCGCCGATCGGTGTCCGGGTCGAGGCTTTTGCGGCTATCGTAACCGGTCAGGACGTGATCGTTCAGTTCTCCGACACTTTCAAGACGCAGGGTCGCGTAATTTGGAATGAAGGGACCCAAATCGGCATCAGTTTCAAAGCAGAAATCGATACTGCCGCCGTACTGACAGGCAACGGTGGTTCGGAAACAAACCGCAATACGAGGCCGCTGCGCCTTGATGTCGAATGTGATGCCTCGGTTCAACTTGGCAGCGATGTCATCCCCGTCAAGGTAAGGGACATTTCTCAGCGAGGCATAAAGATTGCAGCCTCGGGTTTGAGCGTGGGGGCATCGCCGCTGGTGATCATTCCCGGGATCGAGCCCAAGCGTGCCACTGTGACCTGGACGCAATACGGGATCTGCGGTCTGCACTTCAATGTGCCGATGCGATATGACGAACTGGCATCATGGGCGGTCCGCATCCGAACTGAAGCGGTCGAGTGAAGCTGGCGAGTTGTCGCGCGGTCGAATCACTACCGGCGCAGCCCATCCTTGCTGAAAACTCTTACTGCCATTTTGATACATGAGTTCCAGCTTATGTGGTCAGACTTCGCAGTTGAAAAATGCATTGCAGCAATGGCTTGCTGTGCTACGCCAACGACATGGGACCTCTGGCTGAATTTGCAATCGCCGTAGTTTTTGGAACCGTCGGGCTATACACGACGCTGCTTTCCATCTCTTCCTATCTCAAGAACAGGCAAAGGCGAGAGCTGGTATTGGCGGCATGCGGGTTGCTGCTGTGTATTCTTGGCATTGCTGTCATCATAGTATGACGAAATGGGGGGGCAGATATGAGGGGAATCTGTTAACCCTTTGCGTTTACTACCGCTTCATTGCTCGAACTGTAGGCAAGTCGAGGTGACTGGCTCTGGTGCGAACAGTTATGAGCAGTCCGGTTGATCGTGCCCATTGACCGGACTGCCGCCTTGCGGCGATGCAAGGCGCTCATGTGGCACCCCGCCGCCTAAGCCGGTTTCAGACATTGCCAATACGATATTCTGGCCGATGATGGTGTACATCTCGTCGAATATCAAGCGGACATGAGATGCTAGTGGTATGCTGGGCGCGTTCGGATTAGCGGGTATAGCACATCGGAGTTAACGGCTTCATGCCTGAAATATCTGCTGATATCTTGCCAAGTTCAGGGAGAAAAAGTCACTCCATCCTCGCATGCCTTGGGGCAGGTGGGGCAAGAGGGGACCAGTTTTCGTGCCTTGCTTGCTGCGCTGCCGGATGAGGAGGCTTGCATCGAGCACGTCTTCAACGTCCGATTTGGCCAATGGCACCCCTGCCTGAAGTGTGGAAAACCGTGCAAGTGGTTCCGGATCAGGTCATATCGTCGATATGGCAATAGCTGTTGTGGTGGTGCATCCGTATCGCCGACCGCCAACACTGTTTTCAACAGGACACAAATTCCGTTGACCGACTGGTTTCATCTAATGCTGCTGTTCACAAATAGTCGCACCGGGATCTCGACCCATTTTGCGCAACGGCATTTTGGCATTGCTCAAAAGGCGGCCTATCGTGCGGTCGACCGAGTTCGCACGCATCTGGCACTGCTTGAGGGGGTCAGGATGGTGGGCGGCCCGGGTGTCCCGGTTTATGTAGACGAGACACTGTTGAATGGTGT
The sequence above is a segment of the Croceicoccus naphthovorans genome. Coding sequences within it:
- a CDS encoding PilZ domain-containing protein; amino-acid sequence: MPDDFFEEERRGEVRTRSVYRPALIQTEDFSGFCMIRDISPIGVRVEAFAAIVTGQDVIVQFSDTFKTQGRVIWNEGTQIGISFKAEIDTAAVLTGNGGSETNRNTRPLRLDVECDASVQLGSDVIPVKVRDISQRGIKIAASGLSVGASPLVIIPGIEPKRATVTWTQYGICGLHFNVPMRYDELASWAVRIRTEAVE
- a CDS encoding IS1380 family transposase, whose amino-acid sequence is MNDDIASPFRFPAVDRKKVTAAFDGGRLTSDGGVLLLSQAERAMGICQRLATCIADPRDPARVIHRLDDILRARVFAIACGYEDADDLDALRDDPGFRLALGKLPGSGAGLASQPTMSRWENAPITRELAKMLAAMIDIYCASYPAPPAAVTLDIDDTCDVVHGYQQLSFWNGHHGERCFLPIHVYDTATGRPVAMLLRTGKTPSGVEAAGHIRRLVRHIRRQWPETHITIRGDGHYGRPEVMAVCEGCGVDYVFGLPTNAVLRADPEIVVAADACAVKRAQRQYPVLRTYAETRYGAKSWKCQRRVVARIEASTMGMDIRYVVTSLTEGSAEHIYDTLYCARGQAENLIKLHKTQLASDRTSCRSPNANQMRLILHTAAYWLLWRIQQEIPKAASLATAEFATLRLRLLKVAARVIESATRIRVAFASACPDASVLKAIATNLRPAPT